The DNA segment ATTCGTTAAACTCAGTGAGTACTGAATCATTGGACCAATATCGGGTACCACGAAGCCTCGTTTATACTTACGACACTGCATTGCACGGATTCAGTGCGACATTGTCACATGATGAATTAGAAGCTTTGAAAAAAGTGCCAGGATTTGTCTCTGCTTATAGTGATAGAAATGTCACACTCGACACCACTCATTCATTTGAATTCCTGTCTTTGAATCCTTTCACTGGTTTATGGCCAGCATCTGATTATGGCAAAGACGTGATTGTCGGTGTTATTGACACGGGTGTATGGCCTGAGAGTTTAAGCTTCAAAGATGATGGGATGACTGAAATTCCAGCAAGGTGGAAGGGAATATGCGAGGAAGGACAAGATTTCGATTCCTCCTTGTGTAACAAAAAGCTAGTTGGAGTCCGATACTTCAATAAGGGAGTTAAAGCCGCAAATCCTAATATTACCTTGAGTATGAATTCTGGAAGAGACACCGCAGGTCATGGCACACACACCTCATCCACTGTTGCAGGAAATTATGTTGATGATTCCTCTTTTTTTGGATATGCCTCGGGGACTGCAAGGGGAGTTGCACCTCGTGCTAGGGTAGCTATGTATAAGGTCATTTGGAGGGAAGGGCGTTACGCTTCTGATGTTCTTGCTGGTATAGATCAAGCAGTTGCTGATGGTGTTGATGTAATTTCCATTTCCATGGGTTTTGATGGTGTCCCTCTATACCAAGATCCAATTGCAATATCATCTTTTGGTGCCATGGAGAAGGGTGTCGTTTTCTCATCTTCAGCCGGAAACGAGGCACTCATTGGGACTTTACACAATGGGATTCCTTGGGTATTGACGGTCTCAGCAGGTTCAACAGATCGTTTCTTTTCGGGAACTTTGACTCTAGGGAATGGATCAATCATTGCCGGATGGACAACGTTCCCTGCACATGCTCTGGTGTCCGAATTACCTCTCATTTACAACAAGACATTTTCTTTTTGCAATTCCACCCAAGCATTGTCAAAAGTTGGAAATGGTATAGTCATATGCGAAAATGGAAGTTTCCTTGATCAATCGTTCTATCTTTCTCAAACAAATATCGCTGCTGCGATCTTTATCTCGGACGACTCCATCACATTTGAATCCACCGACTTCACATTTCCAGGAGTAGTGATAAGCTCAAAGGATGCATTAGCAGTTATAGATTATGCTACAAAAGGTACAACGTCATTTGCTAGCATAACATTCCAGCAAACATTATTTGGAGAGAAACCTGCTCCTGTTGTTGCTTCGTACACTTCAAGGGGTCCATCACCGAGCTATCCAGGCATATTGAAACCTGATATTTTGGCTCCAGGAACGTTAATTTTAGCATCTTGGATCCCGAATGATCCCACTGCTTTTATCGGTAACATCGCATTGACTAGCAATTTCATAGCTATTTCTGGCACATCAATGGCTTGTCCTCATGTTTCTGGCATCGCTGCGCTCCTAAAAGGTGCACACCCGAAATGGAGCCCTGCAGCCATTCGTTCAGCCATGATGACAACCGCTAACCCTTTTGACAATACACACGATTATATCAAAGATTCATTTTTTAACTACGGAATCGCAACTCCTCTAGCTATGGGAGCAGGCCAAGTCGAACCAAATCAGGCGCTCGATCCCGGCCTAATATATGACGCTACTCCACAAGATTACATAAATCTTCTCTGCTCCATGAATTTCACTCAGAGTCAAATCTTCACCATCATTAGATCAAACTACGATTGTTCGAGTCCCTCCCCTGATCTGAATTACCCATCGTTTATCGCCTTTTACACCAACAAAACAACCGGTGTGCTGGTTCAGAAATTCACAAGGACCATCACAAATGTTGGATACAACAGCACGACATACAAAGTTCAAGTGACACCACCCAAAGGTTCTATAGTTACTGTGGAACCCAACATATTGGAATTCAGCAGTAAATATGAGAAGCAAAGTTATTCACTGACTATACAATATGCAAAAAGCATCGCGGGAGAAATCACATTTGGTTCAATAACTTGGGTGGAAGACAATGGCAAACATGCTGTGAGGAGTCCACTTGTTGTGTCTCCTATGATTCCTGTTTGGTGATTGCTATTTTTAGCAATAAAGTTTGtcttagaaattaaataaattaacatgTTTTGTTTGACTTTGAATGATCTCTTGAATATCTCACGTTGTTATTATGCAACAATTTATGCATCTGGATAACACACATGGCCTGTTTgcaaaaaaatatgaatttgtaaaaataattaaatttataaataatgaaaaatagaaaaaaaaatatcaaaagtcagtagtgtttgaaaacgaaagtaaaaaaatcaaaattaaaagtgAGTAGTATTTAATAGTTAAATAATTCtaatatattaatttgttaCTGGAAAAAAAATCACACTGAAAAATACATTTCTTAACTCAATAAGACTTTGGCGACATGTGGGTAAGAATTCAACGAAATATCTGTCTTTGGCAACATCGCCAAAAGTCAAATTGACATTTGCCTACGAACCATTTATGACGCAGTAACACGTCGCCAAATATTCGGCGATATGTTTTGCTTACTTCTGGCGACGTCGTTTTGCATTGCAAAATTTATATTAGAATTTGACCTCGAATATGGTGAACACTCACGAATTAGATCTTCATTTTTGAATGTTAGATATGACCCGtcgtttgaagtttgaacaAACTGCAGACATCTTTACTAAGCCTTTGACATTTGCTCGTTTCAGATCCAAGCTTCGAGTGGGCTGCTGGGCCAAGTCAAGTAAAATGAAGATTTGGTTGGAAGGTCCCCATTGAGTCCAGCCCACTGAATCTTAATTATAACAATCGGCCCATCAAGCTTATAATTTGCTAAGATCCAATAACGATGTTGGATTTTATCCGAATATGTCTGGAAAACTGTAATTTTGGTcatgtatatttgtcactttacGATCTCGGTcttttatgttttcacattttagttttagtcttgcatgttccgatttttggcaattttagttttttttcttcGAAATACTTATGTCCACATCAACACTGCATTGGTGTCACATCAGCGTCACAtcgaaaaaaagactaaaattgtcaaaaaataaagatagtaaactaaaactgaaatctaaaaatatatatagacgaccaaaatcgcaaagtgacaaatatacaagaacaaaaagcaattttccctaatATGCCTTATGCAGAACAGAATGGCAAGATATGGATTGCAAATTGGCTATTGCTATACTCAGATGAATTTGTAAATCGGTGAACATGGAAGCATGAAATAcaattttcagattattgttCCAATTTTCTCTCTATATTttgttttgtgtgttttttaaaaaactttttgGAAGTGAAATTTACAATACTTGAATGTCACATATAGATAAATTTTATTCTTTCTTACTAGAATATATAATTGTTTCACACTTTTCTCTTTGTCATACTCATGAAAAAGAAATTTAGCATCTGAGccatattttctttttcttttttttgaaaaaattgagCCATATTTTCAGCAGGGAATAAACATAGCTAACTAACGGATTAGGTCAAATAAGAGTAAGTAGATGCAAAAACAAGTATAGTTTCCATGTAGATCCATATCTAGGTAGTagttgaattaaaattaaattaacaaaagCACAAATTAAACTAATGACAAGATATCGATTAGaggaaaattcaaaattttaaagatGACTAAGACGCACAATGATACCAAGTCAAGTTATAATCTAAGTATCAAATTCACATCCAATTCACGACGCAATTCTCTAAGGTTGTGTTTGGATGAAAGAATTTTAaacataatttcaaatatatttatatatatatttgttgtttAGATAAGTAATATCATAAACATTAAATCTACTCATTTTATCTATGctatatataaaagttgagcAGCTTagaggaagaacaccatctttttttccaaaattaccTTTAATTTTACactaaataaataagtaaaatagatttttatatatttacatattttttcTCAACTAACCATTATAGATAGGATAGAATGATAAGTaactttaaaatttgttttatattattttagaaatgaaaaaacataattttaaaacttattgaaaataacataatatttatatataacatatatagTAAGTATATTGTATTATTTCGTACATACGCAAAGCGTGTGCGGCTATgctaattttatataatatttcatgTTAATTAAGATGGATTCCAAATTTACACAATTATGGTATCATTTGAAATTCGTTCTATTTTATATAACTAATCTATAAATAAGTGATGTATGTATTTATAATTTGATCTATTATTTCATTGTTAATCATAAAATATAATTGAAATATATGAATATGAAATATTTACATCCAAACATAACCTAAATTATCTATTAAACAATTATTCGAGTTAACAAAATGAATTAAATCTAACCGTTCaattatttatgattgaattggattaaatttaacCGCATTAAATTGATATGCACCCACCCTAGCAATGTTCCCCTAGCTACCTAGCCCACATTGAGAGTGCGACAAACTTTTTTCCATGAAaaacataaaatagaaaaattttaaaaaacacgTCTGGTGGTCTAAGATAAGGAAATTAATAATGCGATCTCCTGATCTCCTACTCTTTTGGTCACCTGAAGAAGTCGTACGTCCTCCTTTTGGGctgtcacctgattcacgaACACACATTAGAGGCGTCGGGTGGTCACCCGACGAaaaccctccgacgctcaagtcagcgatCAGCTCCACACAAAACAGGATAGCAGAGAGCTTTTGTAAGCCAAAGAGTCGCTTACCCCCAAATGGAGAGTCTTGAGTGGTATTTATAGACCAATTTGAATTAAATTACACATTAACCCTCTAAGGCCTTAAAAATTGCCTTTAAACCTTCCTAAGGTCTAAAAATACACATTAGCCCTTTAGgactctaaaattaaaaattagtccTTCAAAAATACGATTCTCGCAAATTGACccactttatttatttttatatttaaagtatataaaaaaatatgctTATATCTATCATAAGCTCTCTACTTTCGAGTAGctaaaattttatttgagaTTATCGAAAGTAACGTAATCAATTACCcaagaattatatttttttattttatcaacACATATCATTCGTGTTATTCACATGTAAGACTTAATGGGCTGAATTTGGGCCACAAACTCGATTAgggtttgtttttgttgtttttttatatatataaatggggctcctcaatgctcctttCCAGGCTTTTTTCACCTTACACGATTTTTAAGAAATGGCAGCAGGTATGATCTTACTCTTCACCTTTttctttcatttatttattcctTACTTCTTTATCCGCAATTATATTATGCATTTCTCTTCCCTATTTTCTTTTTTGTACGCTTCCTTTGTCCCGTTCTTTTTCTGTGGGAATTTTTCTTCCTTAGCTTTTTGCCAAGGTGAGATCAGGGCTGATTGGAGGTGAAGGTGAGAAAGAGTCGCCGATTGAGTTCGGACGGGGGCTTCTGCGCGAAGTTTACAGACTTGGGGGTCATTGCACAGAGATGGTGTAGTCTTTGCGGTTGTGGCGACGGAAAAGCATTGTGATGAAACGAGCTTGCGGGACTGATCTGTAGTTGGTGGCTTCGCTGGACGGCTGGCCGGAGGAGAGTGCGAGCTGTTGTTGCTAGCTGAGGTTTTTATAGCTATGTGTTGTTGGCGTTGTTGGGTTAGGAGCTGATCGCGAAGGGAGGGCGACGCGGTGGAGATGGGGTGGTGAGCTTGTGATGGCCGAGCGATGCTTATGGAGGAGAGGCTGCGATACGGGAGGTGGCAGCGGCGGGCTCTTGAGCTCGGCGATTGTGATGGTGATGTTGTGATGTCACGAAGGGGAGTCGTGATGGTGCTGGTGCTGCGGCCGCGAGGAGCTAGGGGAGATTCGGAGGAGCTGCCGCTGTGAAGAGCGGACGATGGATGGTACGATGGTGGCCGGGGGCCTTGCTTGGCGTGGTGGAGACGAGCAGCGGCGTGCTGCAAGGTAGTGTAGGTGGTGCTTGGAGGGGATTGCGGCTGGAGGTGGTTGTCGGAATGATGATGGCAGGGGCGTTGGTTGTTCGGTGGAGGTGCGGTGGTGTGCGGGTGTAGCTCCTTGGTGGTATTTTGGCGGAGGCGTGGCAGTGGAGTGTTGATTATGAGCGGGTGTCGCACAATGGAAAGCGGGTGTCGCTTTCGGTGGTATGTTGGGGGAGATGGAGCTGGCGTCGTTCCTGGTGTTAGATAGGAGATGTTGAGCGGGTGTCGCTCATTTTGTTGCTTCGGGCTTTGAGAAGGGGAGCGGGCGTCGCTCGTTGTAGTTGTTATGCTGCCGGTGTTTTTGGCGGAGATGGAGCGGGTGTCGCTCCTATTGCTAGAGTGAAGGTGTTTGAGCGGGTGTCGCTCATATTGGTGATGGCGTTGCGCAGCAGTTGGGTTGACGGACTTGCAACGGTCGAGCCCATGGTGGGGCTGGCTCAGCGCAACTACTGGTGTTTAGCTTGTTATGGCCGAGTTCATGGTGGGATTGAGAACGACGTCGCTCATGGTTATTTTTGAAGGAGGCAGCAGCTGGGCTTGCAGAGAGCGGGTGTCGCTCATGCTTGTTTGCGCAGGTATTGCCACGGTTAGACCTCGTGATTTGGTGGATCACCTTAATTGACTTGTCTTTCCAGGAAAATGTTTTCACCCGGAGAGGCTTTTGTTCCTAGAGAGATACGTCCACCTGGATTGCCTTTGTCCTCCTAAAGTGGTGTGTTCACTTAGATAGATTTGTTATCCTAGAGTGGTGAGTTCACCTGGAAAGATTTGTTCTCCTAGAGTTGTGAGTGTTGAGTTCACCTGGAGTTCACCTGGAAACACTTGTTCTCTTGGAGTGGTGTTTGGTGTGTTCACCTAGAAACACTTGTTCTCCTGGAGTGACGTGTTCACTCAAAAAAACTTGTTCTCCCTGAGTGGCATATTCTCCtggaaaatatttgttttcccGGAGTGGTGTGTTCACCTGAAAACACTTGTATGAATTGCTGAGATTTGGTGGGACCCAAGTTGTTGCGATTTGATGTTTTTCTCATTGACTTAGCAGTAACTTCGTGATGCTTAATGCGGTGGGACATTGAGAGTTGATCAAGGTCTCAAGAATTTGTCATATAGGAAGTCCTAACGCCACGTCTTGGGTGATGAGGTATCCCGAGACTTAATTTTATTGTCGTGACCTCTTACAGAGTCACCGGTTTTAGTTTTCCTGCAGGGCTTGGCCTAGCCTCTTACGATAGGATGACCTTTACCGATTTCACGGGTCTATGACTTTTTAGTCGAAACATCGTAAAAGTGAGTTAATACTGTTATGCTTGGTGGAGATTTGTTGATAGAGGAGACTGAAAATTTCATTAATCACATAACAATGGAGACGACACCGAAAATATTAATGAAACCTGAAATaactaaaacaaaataaaaagcattagcaaaacatgattaacttaagcaaaaatttataattgtctTGATAGACTTGCACTATAGGTGCTGAATTGTTTATGGTCGGACATCCTCATCTCTAGGTCTGCTAAAAAACGAAGTAGAATTTATTTAATGGGGTTTTAGGTGGCGATTAGCCAGCTTTGTCCGGAAGCCGTTGCATTGCGCGACTTCATTGACGTCATATAGATCAGCCTTCGTATAATAACTGTCCAGGTGATCATGAGGGTCTCCTGTTTCACTGTAATTTGGCATATTTGTTATCTTTACTCATGCTGGCAATATCTCAGCTAAATGGCAGTAGTGAATGGGTTGTGCCGGACTGGTGGGATTACCAAAGTACTTTATCCCTTCTCCTCAACATGAAACCCTTGGTGCGTGAGGCCTTGGCTATATGACTCATCTTCGTTTAACATTGTTTCCTTTATAGGTTTGGAGGGTGGCTCCTTGTTCATCTCAAATTTATCTCTCTTTGTGTGCCTTCTTTCCTGGTTTTGAGGGGGAAGTATCTCGTCATTTAAACTTTGATTGTATCCCTGGTTGGCTGTTGTGCCGCCAGTTAATGTGATATGGCTCCGGTCGACGCATGCGTGGCAGCTTCCTGCATCATGGCCTTTAATGCATCAGGAGTGACACAGAGCTCCTGCTATGGCGGGTGAACAGGAGGTCGAACCTTCTGAGTAACTTCGTTGTTACGGGTGGCATGTGATCACATTTGCATCTTCAGTGAATAGGTgagtttcccacagacggcgtaAATCTGATGCGGGCGAAATAATTGTCCCTAATCAGCTACTAAATTAGGAAGTCGTACGTCCTTCTGGTCTCCTGCTTCTTCGGTCACCTGCAGAGGAGAACGATCTCCTGATCTCCTACTCCTTTGGTCACCTGAAGAAGTCGTACGTCCTCCTTTGGGGctgtcacctgattcacgaCCACACGTTACCCGGCGAAAatcctccgacgctcaagtcagcgatCACCTCCACACAAAACAGGAGAGCAGAGAGCTTTTGTAAGCCAAATAGTCACTTACCCCCAAATGGAGAGTCATTTGGGATTTTAGAGTCAACCCAACGAAAAAACCTTGGAAACATATGCAATGCACATGGTTTCCCAAGTGATGGAACCCGTTCATACACCCATGCCTAAAATTAAAATCCATATTAGTGAGCattaagatataataataaaatttaatattaaatcatATTTACCAGCAATCCAACTACGCAACCATCAAAATACACATTTCTATCTTCACCATTGCGCACATGAGTTAAATTACACATTAACCCTCTAAGGCCTTAAAAATTGCCTTTAAACCTTCCTAAGGTCTAAAAATACACATTAGCCCTTTAGGACTCTAAAATTAAAGATTAGTCCTTCAAAAATACGATTCTCGCAAATTGACccactttatttatttttatatttaaagtttataaaaaaaatatgcttatatctatcatatatatatatatatatattacttccAGTGAAGCAAAAAATATTGTTTGGGTTCTTTTAGGTTCATTTTTTACTTCGAAAATATAAAGATCAAACATaccaaaaaaatgaaaaaaatttaggttctttttttatttcaaaaaataaatcccAGAGAtgcaaaaagaaaaatgaaatccGTTCCCGCCACCCAGTGCCTCTCTCTAAAGCCGTCCATTTCACCGGCCAATAACTTTTCCGTCGGTCGTCGGTTTTCGATTTTGAGCTCCGATTTGGAAAGCTCTTGGCATAAGCATTCTAGTAGTGCCACTTTTGCGAAGTTGTAGTGCGACCTCTGGCGAACCCCGCCGCCGTGCGATTCCGACATCCTGAAATTGATTGAGGTGTGTTCTTGGGTGAGCTCGAAATCGATATTGGGTTTAGAATTGTGTTTTTTGCCAGTTCAATTTGTTGGATATTTTTGAACTTTGGATTTCGAAAATGAGGCTTAATAAGTCATGATGATCGACTTTTATGGAGAGAATGGAGTTTCTTAAACACTTTTCCCCTCTGTTTGTTTATGCTGCTTCTTTTCCATGCCAATTTGGTTTTAGCAGAGCGTTCTATTTATTACATATATAGTCCATATGGACAAATCTTTCACGCCAAAAACTTTTCCCAGCCACAGCCATTGGTATTCGCTCATGATTGAATCATTAAAATCAGTGGACCAGTGTCGGTCGGTACCACGAAGCCTCCTCTATACTTACGACGCCGCGTTTCAGCGCAATGTTGTCGCTTGCTGAATAGAAGCTTTGAAGGAAGTGCCCGGATTCGTCTCTGCTTACAGTGAATTCCTATCTTTGAATCCTCTCACTGGGTTATGGCCAGCATCTGATTATGGAAAGGACGTGATCGTCGGTGTTATTGACACCGATGTATGGCCTGAGAGTCTGAGCTTCAAAGACGATGGCATGCCAGAAGTTCCAGCGAGGTGGAAGGGAGTATGCGAGCAAGGACAAGATTTCAATTCCTCCATGTGTAACAAAAAGCTGATTGAAGTTCGATACTTTAACAAGGGAGTTAAAGCCGCCGATCCTAACATTACTCTCAGCATAAGTTCCGGAAAAGACACCGAAGGTCACGACACAAACACTTCGTCCACCGTGGCTGGAAATTACGTTGAAGATTCCTCTTTCTTTCGATACGTGTCTCGGGCGTGCTATGGTGGCCATGTACAAGGTGATTTGGAGGGAAGGTCGTTACGCCTCAGATGTTCTCGCTGGCATCGATCAAGCCGTTGCTGACGGTGTCTGACATAATCTCTATTTCCATGGGCTTCGATAGCATTCCTCCGTACCATGGCATCATTTGGTGCCATGGAGAAGGGTATTGTGTTTTCATCTTCTGCAGGAAACGAGGGAATGATTGGGACCTTGCACAATGGAATTCCTTGGGTTTTGACAGTTTTTGCTTGTTTTATGGATCGATCAAAGATCTGGAATTTTGcaactttttttttcaaaatatccaTCGCTGAGGTTCTTTTCTGTAACCTTTACTTTGGGCAATGGATCTACATTGCCGGATGGACAACGTTCCTTGCACCTGTTCTGGTGTCTGATTTACCTCTTATTTTACAACAAGAATGTTTCTTCTTGCAATTCCACGCTAGCTTTGTCCACCGTTGGAAACGGTACAGCCATTTGCGAAAACGAATTTTTCCTTGATCAATCCTTTTATTTTTCTCAAACAAATATTGTTGCTGCAATCTTCATCTCAGACGATCCCAATACGCTTAAAACAACTGGTGATCAGCTCGAAATATACATGAGCAGTGATAGATTATGCTACAAAAGGGATAATAAGCCCATTTGCCAGCATAATGTTCCAGCAAACACTGTTATGAGAGAATCTTGCTCATGTTGCTTCGTACACTTCAAGGGGTTCATCACTCAGCTATCTGGGAGGGACTCGAAAGATGCATCAGCTGTTGTTTTGTTGGTGTAAAAGGCAATAAATGAGGGGTAATTCAGATCGACGGAGGGACTCGAACACTTGTAGCTTGATCTTGTGACGGTGAAGATTTGGTTCCGATTTAAATTCATGGAGCAGATAAGATTCACATAATCCGTGCAGTGGCATAATAGATTAGGCCAGGATCCAGAGCATTGTTTGGTTCGACATTCCCAGCTCTCATAGCCAGCGGAGAGTTGCAATTCCGTAgttgaaaaatgaatttttaatatGATGGTGTGCGTTGTCAAAAGGGTTTGCGGTAGTAATCATGGCTGAACGAACGTCTGCGGGGCTCCATTCCGGGTGTGCACCTTTAGAAGTGCAGCAATGCTAGAAGCGTGAGAGCAAGCCATGGATGTCCCGTAGATAACCGCAAAATTGCTCGTCAAAGAGATGTGACCGATTAAAACAGAGGGATCATTTGGGATCCAAGATGCTAAAATCAAGGTTCCTGGAGCCATGATATCAAGGTTCCTGGAGCCATGCTAAAACCAAGGTTTCTGGAGCCCCGCAGACGTTTGTTCAGCCATGGTGACTACCGCAAACCATTTTGACAACACACACCATCATATTAAAGATCCATTTTCCAACTACGGAATTGCGACTCCGCTGGATATGGGAGCTGGGAATGTCAAACCAAACAATGCTCTGGATCCTGGCCTAATCTATGATGCCACAGCACAGGATTATGTGAATCTTCTCTGCTCCATGAATTTAACCCGGAACCAAATCTTCACCGT comes from the Henckelia pumila isolate YLH828 chromosome 1, ASM3356847v2, whole genome shotgun sequence genome and includes:
- the LOC140875894 gene encoding subtilisin-like protease SBT3, which translates into the protein MEFLKQLSPLFLFTLLLFRADLVLAERSSYIVHMDKSFMPKSFPSHNHWYSFMVDSLNSVSTESLDQYRVPRSLVYTYDTALHGFSATLSHDELEALKKVPGFVSAYSDRNVTLDTTHSFEFLSLNPFTGLWPASDYGKDVIVGVIDTGVWPESLSFKDDGMTEIPARWKGICEEGQDFDSSLCNKKLVGVRYFNKGVKAANPNITLSMNSGRDTAGHGTHTSSTVAGNYVDDSSFFGYASGTARGVAPRARVAMYKVIWREGRYASDVLAGIDQAVADGVDVISISMGFDGVPLYQDPIAISSFGAMEKGVVFSSSAGNEALIGTLHNGIPWVLTVSAGSTDRFFSGTLTLGNGSIIAGWTTFPAHALVSELPLIYNKTFSFCNSTQALSKVGNGIVICENGSFLDQSFYLSQTNIAAAIFISDDSITFESTDFTFPGVVISSKDALAVIDYATKGTTSFASITFQQTLFGEKPAPVVASYTSRGPSPSYPGILKPDILAPGTLILASWIPNDPTAFIGNIALTSNFIAISGTSMACPHVSGIAALLKGAHPKWSPAAIRSAMMTTANPFDNTHDYIKDSFFNYGIATPLAMGAGQVEPNQALDPGLIYDATPQDYINLLCSMNFTQSQIFTIIRSNYDCSSPSPDLNYPSFIAFYTNKTTGVLVQKFTRTITNVGYNSTTYKVQVTPPKGSIVTVEPNILEFSSKYEKQSYSLTIQYAKSIAGEITFGSITWVEDNGKHAVRSPLVVSPMIPVW